The DNA sequence AGCTTTTCTTATATTTGCTAATTCAAATTTTCCAAGACTAATACTGTCTTTCGCAAATTTTCTTTCTCCTTGTACTACATTAATCTCTACACTTTTTTGATTGTCAGAAACTGTTGTAAATATTTTCGTTTCAGTTGTTGGAATTACTGTGTTTCTAGGAATTATAGCTGTTATTAACCCACCTTCTGTTTCCAAGCCAAAAGTAAGTGGCGTTACATCAACTAATACAATCCCTTTTATATCTTCTGATAAGACCCCGCCTTGTATTGCTGCTCCTCTTGCAACTACTTCATCGGGATTCACACCTTTATAAATTTCTACAGAAAAAATATCTTTCAACATCTCTTGAACCATTGGTATCCTTGTTGAACCACCGACTAATATTATTTTATCAATCTCTTTTTCTGTAATTTCTGCATCAGTCAGAGCATTTTTTATAGGGTCAATTGTCTCTTCCACTAATTCCTCTATTAAACTCTCAAATTTAGCTCTTGTTATTTCTAAATCTAAATGTAAAGGCCCTTTTTCATTTGCTGATATAAATGGCAAACTTATTTTTGCAGATTTTAATTCTGACAGTTGTATTTTACATTTTTCTGCTGCATCTTTTATAGATTGCAAAGCCATATTATCTTTTGATAAATCTATTTTAGTCTCTTTTTTAAATTCTTCTATAATATAGTCTATTAATTTCTGGTCAAAATCATCTCCACCTAGCTTATTTATTCCGTTAGTTGATTTTACCTCTATTGTCTTTTCTCCATCAATACTACTTATTTCCAAAATAGAAACATCAAAAGTTCCTCCACCTAAATCATATACAAGAACTGTTTGCTCTTCTTCTTTATCTAATCCATAAGCAAGTGCTGCTGCTGTTGGCTCATTAATAATTCTTCTAACTTTTAATCCTGCTATCTTTCCAGCATCCTTTGTAGCTTGTCTTTGGGCATCACTAAAATACGCTGGAACAGTAACCACAACTTCTTCTATTATCTC is a window from the Haliovirga abyssi genome containing:
- the dnaK gene encoding molecular chaperone DnaK, whose translation is MSKILGIDLGTTNSCMAYLREGGEVEIIPNSQGNRTTPSIVSFNENGELLVGEVAKNQAVLNFDRTVRSIKRYIGTDEKINVNNKDYTPQQISAMILQKLKRDAEEHFGEIIEEVVVTVPAYFSDAQRQATKDAGKIAGLKVRRIINEPTAAALAYGLDKEEEQTVLVYDLGGGTFDVSILEISSIDGEKTIEVKSTNGINKLGGDDFDQKLIDYIIEEFKKETKIDLSKDNMALQSIKDAAEKCKIQLSELKSAKISLPFISANEKGPLHLDLEITRAKFESLIEELVEETIDPIKNALTDAEITEKEIDKIILVGGSTRIPMVQEMLKDIFSVEIYKGVNPDEVVARGAAIQGGVLSEDIKGIVLVDVTPLTFGLETEGGLITAIIPRNTVIPTTETKIFTTVSDNQKSVEINVVQGERKFAKDSISLGKFELANIRKAPKGEPRIEVTFDIDVNGILNVSAVDVDNGNEQKIVISNTYSLSDMEIEKMINEAKEFEEEDNKKRELIDLKNEMDSIASKVKRLLRRKKEKISEDVTSKTEKLLEEIEFLAEDNNINLLRGKLEKLREKLKILSEI